Proteins found in one Mixophyes fleayi isolate aMixFle1 chromosome 8, aMixFle1.hap1, whole genome shotgun sequence genomic segment:
- the LOC142099582 gene encoding uncharacterized protein LOC142099582 isoform X2, translating to MPRPRRSSARPARYRSPSPPASRRHIAASAQTPSRPTDICSLPSLLQREPVGRAHASHGGSPVTPSQVSGRRSRSVQPAVSSGSRMRRPRPPSRTIISPIVGSSGEGEGGVVPASTPVLPPAAVMPSIPQTTMVSTSGVNPTGERGVMSSDPQGGDRGTSSEVFILYPVTPPILSRRGDRQTDNPPAPHQLHFPPSPFLPQSGRGSSWGAHYRGAPLSDRGPFIPYTPEADRVQSLRQGQRHVGTDRTSRGHMEVFGDSPREPVRPSLSRHVRPATDEWTYRSRRAPSPSGGYGGPSHFRPEPTRDNLVYDYHHSSGGNTSQWSPPRHTQYRPSGFYDEYDRAHYDDAPPQRRVISRGSYNPSPLLPYRSDPCGPALGSVRRRLDYVPRSQLTAPLCVSEPAVANQEMRAVGEGRSGSESRDQRSAGSRVGPIPGSTDAQPGAASVAEASVAAGNPAPHGDGVPTKMVWIIGHSFVFWAAGHPRSNVIPNHEGTVIRWLGRRGLNWPDLVPWLGRLIRQHGPPNILVVHAGGNDLGKGKSLELIIAIREDLRRIHEAWPHIIIGWSALIPRLAWRTTIPLKKMTVMVRKLNSTIRKIVRSMGGLVINHPGLGVESPQLFRSDGVHLTEEGMGFFIDSICGGVSACLD from the exons ATGCCCCGTCCTAGGCGCTCCTCCGCCCGCCCGGCACGCTACAGGTCCCCATCCCCCCCCGCATCCAGGCGCCATATTGCAGCCTCCGCTCAGACCCCTTCCCGCCCAACGGATATCTGCAGCCTACCTTCCTTGCTCCAGCGTGAGCCCGTGGGCCGGGCTCACGCTTCCCATGGTGGCTCCCCTGTTACCCCTAGCCAAGTCAGCGGGCGGCGGAGCCGCTCTGTACAGCCGGCGGTATCGTctgggtcgcgcatgcgcagacccaggcCGCCATCTCGCACAATCATTTCCCCCATTGTGGGCAGCagcggggagggggaggggggggtggttcCAGCCAGCACTCCTGTGCTTCCTCCAGCTGCGGTCATGCCCTCCATTCCACAAACCACTATGGTGTCTACCTCTGGGGTTAATcccacaggggagagaggggtcaTGAGCAGCGACCCTCAAGGGGGGGATAGGGGGACCAGCTCCGAAGTTTTTATACTGTACCCCGTCACCCCGCCCATCTTGTCTCGCAGAGGGGACAGACAGACTGATAACCCCCCTGCCCCTCACCAGTTACATTTCCCGCCCAGCCCATTTTTGCCCCAAAGCGGCAGAGGTTCTTCTTGGGGTGCACACTATAGGGGAGCCCCTTTGTCTGATAGAGGCCCATTTATACCTTATACCCCCGAGGCGGACAGGGTTCAGAGTCTTAGGCAGGGGCAGAGACACGTGGGGACAGATAGGACCAGTAGGGGGCACATGGAAGTTTTTGGTGACAGTCCCCGGGAGCCTGTGAGGCCCTCCCTTTCTCGACACGTTCGGCCAGCTACAGACGAGTGGACGTACAGGTCCCGGCGTGCCCCATCGCCGTCTGGAGGGTATGGCGGCCCCAGTCACTTTAGGCCGGAGCCCACACGGGATAATCTGGTATATGATTACCATCATTCCAGCGGCGGTAATACGTCCCAATGGTCTCCCCCACGGCACACACAGTACAGGCCAAGCGGCTTTTACGACGAATACGACCGGGCCCATTATGACGATGCCCCCCCTCAGCGTCGGGTCATATCGAGAGGTTCCTATAACCCGTCACCCCTTTTACCTTATAGATCAGATCCTTGCGGCCCAGCCTTGGGATCGGTGCGGCGACGACTGGATTACGTTCCTAGATCTCAGCTTACTGCTCCACTTTGTGTTTCAGAACCTGCGGTCGCGAACCAGGAGATGAGGGCTGTCGGGGAAGGTCGTTCCGGGTCCGAGTCTCGAGACCAGAGGTCGGCGGGGAGTCGTGTGGGACCAATCCCGGGATCAACAGATGCCCAGCCGGGGGCTGCCAGTGTCGCGGAGGCATCAGTCGCGGCCGGGAATCCTGCTCCTCATG GTGATGGTGTCccaactaagatggtgtggatcattGGTCATTCCTTTGTTTTCTGGGCCGCCGGCCACCCCAGATCTAATGTTATACCGAATCACGAAGGCACCGTAATAAGATGGTTGGGTAGAAGGGGATTAAATTGGCCTGATTTGGTTCCATGGTTGGGGAGGCTAATAAGACAGCATGGCCCGCCGAATATACTTGTAGTGCACGCAGGAGGCAATGACCTGGGGAAAGGCAAGTCTCTGGAGCTCATTATTGCGATTCGGGAAGACCTTAGGCGAATTCACGAGGCATGGCCACATATCATTATTGGTTGGTCGGCATTAATCCCCCGGCTGGCTTGGAGAACAACTATCCCCTTAAAAAAGATGACAGTTATGGTCAGGAAGCTGAATAGCACCATTAGGAAAATAGTGCGGTCCATGGGGGGTTTAGTTATCAATCACCCGGGATTAGGGGTAGAGTCACCTCAATTGTTTAGAAGTGATGGCGTACATCTAACGGAGGAGGGTATGGGGTTCTTTATAGATAGCATTTGCGGTGGAGTTTCGGCGTGTTTAGATtag
- the LOC142099582 gene encoding uncharacterized protein LOC142099582 isoform X1, which translates to MPRPRRSSARPARYRSPSPPASRRHIAASAQTPSRPTDICSLPSLLQREPVGRAHASHGGSPVTPSQVSGRRSRSVQPAVSSGSRMRRPRPPSRTIISPIVGSSGEGEGGVVPASTPVLPPAAVMPSIPQTTMVSTSGVNPTGERGVMSSDPQGGDRGTSSEVFILYPVTPPILSRRGDRQTDNPPAPHQLHFPPSPFLPQSGRGSSWGAHYRGAPLSDRGPFIPYTPEADRVQSLRQGQRHVGTDRTSRGHMEVFGDSPREPVRPSLSRHVRPATDEWTYRSRRAPSPSGGYGGPSHFRPEPTRDNLVYDYHHSSGGNTSQWSPPRHTQYRPSGFYDEYDRAHYDDAPPQRRVISRGSYNPSPLLPYRSDPCGPALGSVRRRLDYVPRSQLTAPLCVSEPAVANQEMRAVGEGRSGSESRDQRSAGSRVGPIPGSTDAQPGAASVAEASVAAGNPAPHDHQAGIRGLVEQAVAPSTLRTYQASWRRWSLFSGQKDQSEAGQRDAMLAFMWESYSKGESRASMAATLAGISFMARLQGYTDVTKGFIISKALKGWARARPSQADARLPITDIILDQLIGTLGGIAVDEYEKTLFSAAFSMAFFGAFRVSELVAKSRGNQESGLQAEHVSLVGGIVSCKIIRSKTDQSGRGAWVQLNRQHNSNICPVNLVSRFMNVRPQARLFLCHHNGMPMTKYQFSAIMKKSLRSLDLDSSMYGTHSFRIGAATSAALAGSSTETIKALGRWKSTAYKSYVRIDNVAV; encoded by the exons ATGCCCCGTCCTAGGCGCTCCTCCGCCCGCCCGGCACGCTACAGGTCCCCATCCCCCCCCGCATCCAGGCGCCATATTGCAGCCTCCGCTCAGACCCCTTCCCGCCCAACGGATATCTGCAGCCTACCTTCCTTGCTCCAGCGTGAGCCCGTGGGCCGGGCTCACGCTTCCCATGGTGGCTCCCCTGTTACCCCTAGCCAAGTCAGCGGGCGGCGGAGCCGCTCTGTACAGCCGGCGGTATCGTctgggtcgcgcatgcgcagacccaggcCGCCATCTCGCACAATCATTTCCCCCATTGTGGGCAGCagcggggagggggaggggggggtggttcCAGCCAGCACTCCTGTGCTTCCTCCAGCTGCGGTCATGCCCTCCATTCCACAAACCACTATGGTGTCTACCTCTGGGGTTAATcccacaggggagagaggggtcaTGAGCAGCGACCCTCAAGGGGGGGATAGGGGGACCAGCTCCGAAGTTTTTATACTGTACCCCGTCACCCCGCCCATCTTGTCTCGCAGAGGGGACAGACAGACTGATAACCCCCCTGCCCCTCACCAGTTACATTTCCCGCCCAGCCCATTTTTGCCCCAAAGCGGCAGAGGTTCTTCTTGGGGTGCACACTATAGGGGAGCCCCTTTGTCTGATAGAGGCCCATTTATACCTTATACCCCCGAGGCGGACAGGGTTCAGAGTCTTAGGCAGGGGCAGAGACACGTGGGGACAGATAGGACCAGTAGGGGGCACATGGAAGTTTTTGGTGACAGTCCCCGGGAGCCTGTGAGGCCCTCCCTTTCTCGACACGTTCGGCCAGCTACAGACGAGTGGACGTACAGGTCCCGGCGTGCCCCATCGCCGTCTGGAGGGTATGGCGGCCCCAGTCACTTTAGGCCGGAGCCCACACGGGATAATCTGGTATATGATTACCATCATTCCAGCGGCGGTAATACGTCCCAATGGTCTCCCCCACGGCACACACAGTACAGGCCAAGCGGCTTTTACGACGAATACGACCGGGCCCATTATGACGATGCCCCCCCTCAGCGTCGGGTCATATCGAGAGGTTCCTATAACCCGTCACCCCTTTTACCTTATAGATCAGATCCTTGCGGCCCAGCCTTGGGATCGGTGCGGCGACGACTGGATTACGTTCCTAGATCTCAGCTTACTGCTCCACTTTGTGTTTCAGAACCTGCGGTCGCGAACCAGGAGATGAGGGCTGTCGGGGAAGGTCGTTCCGGGTCCGAGTCTCGAGACCAGAGGTCGGCGGGGAGTCGTGTGGGACCAATCCCGGGATCAACAGATGCCCAGCCGGGGGCTGCCAGTGTCGCGGAGGCATCAGTCGCGGCCGGGAATCCTGCTCCTCATG atcatcaagccggcataagggggCTCGTAGAACAGGCAGTAGCCCCTTCCACCCTGAGGACGTATCAGGcatcatggagacggtggtcactaTTCAGCGGGCAAAAAGATCAATCTGAGGCAGGTCAGCGGGATGCTATGTTAGCATTTATGTGGGAGAGCTATTCAAAGGGGGAATCCAGGGCCTCTATGGCGGCTACTTTGGCGGGGATATCTTTCATGGCCAGGCTTCAGGGTTACACGGATGTCACAAAGGGGTTCATCATCAGTAAGGCCCTGAAGGGGTGGGCTAGGGCGAGACCCTCGCAGGCAGATGCGCGCTTGCCTATCACCGACATTATTCTGGACCAGTTGATAGGGACCTTGGGTGGGATAGCGGTGGATGAATATGAGAAGACTTTGTTTAGCGCTGCTTTCTCTATGGCCTTTTTCGGTGCTTTTCGGGTTTCTGAATTAGTGGCAAAATCCAGGGGGAATCAAGAGTCAGGTTTGCAAGCGGAGCATGTCAGCTTGGTAGGAGGTATTGTGTcctgtaaaataattagatcTAAAACTGATCAGAGTGGGAGGGGAGCTTGGGTGCAGTTGAATAGGCAGCATAATAGTAACATCTGTCCAGTTAATTTAGTGTCCCGATTTATGAATGTGAGACCTCAGGCTCGTTTGTTTCTATGTCACCATAACGGCATGCCCATGACGAAATATCAATTTTCGGCCATTATGAAGAAGTCCCTACGGTCATTAGATCTAGACAGTTCTATGTACGGAACGCATTCGTTCAGGATCGGGGCGGCCACATCTGCTGCTTTGGCGGGATCCTCCACTGAGACGATAAAAGCTCTGGGCCGCTGGAAATCCACGGCTTATAAGTCTTATGTCAGGATTGACAATGTTGCTGTTTGA